GAAGGGAACAATTTGGTCCCATGTCCAGTTCCTGTGGGAGTAAGGGAATCAGGTGGTGAGTGTGGAAGACCATCCCACCCCTCCCCTGACCTCTGTCAGCAGGCAGGGCCATGTGCCCAGCAGGTGGGGGTCCCCACGGCAGCTGCTCACGCATGTGTCCCAGGGTCACTGGGAGCACCTCATAGGAGATGCTGAGCAGAAGCTGCGGGGCTTCACCCTGGCACCCTCGCATCCCCCTCACCCACCAGTTCTGGCTAATCATTCTCCAGTTTCAATGGCTTCGCCTCCAGGAGTTGCCACTCTTCGGATGCTACCTAGGCTCCTGGAATCACTGTGGCTGCCTGGGCAGAAGGCCAGGGAACTGGGACTTTACATCTCCCTTCCCAGGGCGGCCAGAAGCCAAGAGATCCTGAACACCCAGCTCCCTTGCTCGAGGCCACACTGCCCTGAGGAGTAACTAAGCTCCAAAGCTCCCCACAGGATTGCTCCTAGCCTGCTTTTCTGCTTCACCCCGCCCTTGCCTATGTCTCCTGGGAGCACTTCCCCATACATCCCTTGCACAGGAATCCTGGTCTCCAGAGCCCAGCCTAAGGCCCAAGACAGACACCAGGGCTGCTTCTCTCCTTGGACATCCCCTCTTAGAAAACCACTGTGGCTTTGCAGTTTCCTCTAAGACTTGGGGCCATGTCATCTGTAGGTCCCAGCTGATGGGACTGCTATATATACACCTGTCTCAAATTGGACCCAGATTCTCTTTCAGGATTGCTGGTTAAGCAGCTTCAGGCACTCCATCATAAGGCAATGTAAATGAAGGGTATAAGGGAACAATTTGGGATGGCTTGGGTGACCCTTCTACACACAAGCAAAAGAGAAGCAGGCGCAGGAGACCACATGGTCCGTCCACTTCCTCATGAGTCCTTGGACCTCAGGAGAGACCCCTACTTATGTTGAATCTCTTGCTCCATGAATTAccagaagtaaaagatctctgaCCAGGCAACCATAGATGTTTCTTTAAACACCCCAGGCACCTCCCAATCAATCAATGTCCCTGAGGCTAGGGGATGAGGAGAAACCCCGAGAGGCCACTGTCCCTGTCTGGGGCCATGTCCATTCTCGACATCAGCCTAGGTTGGGTTTGCAGGAACCAGTAGTGGGGCAGGCCCCTGGAAGGCATGGGAAAGCCTGGGTTTCTGGAGCCTGGGACAGACACCAGAGAGTATGGAGATGGCTTAGGGGACTTCAGCGACCCTAAAAGAGGCTGAGTCCCCAGCAACCATCAGATGGTGTACTTACAGATGGGGAGCCAGTGAAATTTTGAAATGGGTGACATTCAGTTTTTCAAGATACCACTGTACCTTTAATTTATTAGCTTTCcataaaaacacataacataCACAATCTACAGTATAGAAAgtataatttacaaaaatataaaatcttggTTATTTTTTAGTATTCCCACGTTACTATATGTGTTTTTTCAATATGCATGTTTAAACAACCCACACTCAGCATGACTATCTCTGTGGGGAATGGTGTCAACgcccttcttttttgttgttctaaaataaaatatatattttaagaaaaagaaacctatATTGGTTACATGTGCATACTGTATGGATAAAAGCTCTGCAGTGGACTTTGAAAGGAAACACCCATTTACACCACGATTATCCTGTTTTCCAAAATCACTATGTGGCCCAAAGTGTTCTGAACTGAGCATTTAAACAGAGTTCTTTCCGTGTGCAGAGAGCGAGTTCCCTAAGACTTGCATAGTCTTCTTGCTCAGTTATGAGATGATGATCACATCAAGCCAATGTTGTGGACACGTTTTGTTTTCAAGCCTTCAGAACAGTGGGTATGAATGATGGGCCACTTTCAGGCCAGGGCTAATTCCCAGATTCCTTCAGGGACTCAGGCTGGCATTTAAGGGGCTAGTCACTAGCAATGAAAGACCCCCTAATGATGCACTGGCGGACATCTCTCTCTGGGCCCCAGTGATGTTGCCCATGAGCTCTGCTCTGTGTCTGCAGCTGCACCACAAGTCCTGGCTGCAGAAGGCTCCGAGAAAGCGGCTCTGCTGGGCATGGCTTCTTTCCACCCTGGAGTGGTCTCACCGGCAGGCACAGGTGTCCACGGACATGTTGGGGTACACCTTCAGAACCACATTCCGATTCTCATCCAGGAAGAGGACCCCAAGGGAGTTCATCTTATCGGGAACACAGCAGGGCTCTGGGATGCCAGGGACAATGCCCACAGCCCTGACAATGCTCTGGATGGTGGCATGGTTGGATGGACGAACGATCTGCAAGGCAGGAAAGGAGTAGGGTTACCTCAGCTCTgccctcacccacccacccacccatgccATCCTCACAGTCCCAGGCCATACTGCTCTGCTGTCGTTCCCCGGCTGAGGCCACAGAAAAGGCATCCACCTACAGGAATGGATGAGATCCCAAGGCGGGGCACACGATTCCTCTAAAATCAGACATACGCTGAGTTCCGGGCTGAGGTCTCCAAGAGCCCCTGCCCCTTCCTGCCCCTTGGCTTCCCTGAGGCATGCTGTGTCCCCAACACGGCAGGGCCACATGGGGGCGCCTGAGTGTCACACATTGCCGCGGAGCACCAGGAAGCAGGCAGAAGCTGCCCAGAGGGAAAACCCAGTGAGATGCCAGCACAGCCCTGATCTCGCAGTCTGAGGAGGACAGGCATGCTTCCCACGAGGTTGTGCTCTTGTCACTGAAGGGAAGGCCCGGCATGTGCGTGGCAGTGTGACAGGCTGGACACTGACATTTCCTAGGGGCTACTCTCCCTGCATCACCCCCTTTTTTTTGTCAGCTTAGCAATTTTATGGGGTGGGTATTACCTGGACTTTACTGGGAAGACACCGAGGCTTAAAATGACTGAGTAACTTGACCAAGACCCCCAGTTAGAAAGTGACCTGGCTTGGAAAACTGTGCCCACCTCTGACAAGATGAACCAACCGGGTCATCCACTTTAGCGCATTACCAGCCAAACAGAGATTTTTATATGTAGTGCAGTTGAGGAGGAAGCCCTCTTGTGTCGGTGTGGTGGTAGGGGAGCAGGGCAGGGACACCTGCATTTGCAGCGTTCTGGCTGGTGTCCCGGAAGGTGGGGAGGCAGCAAGCCAGGGGGATAAGCTAAGCGCATGGCCAACCAGCTGCAAGCCTTCAGGGTTCCGGCTTGCATCTGCGTGGGTCTTTGCTAGGCCCTTTTAGCAGGCCCTGTCTCTTTGTCAGGCACCTCCCTCTCTCTTGCACACACACAGTTTTGAGGAGAAGCCATTTAATTCCCAAACACGTTCCTGCTGCCCCATGTCTGGGTCCTGACTTCCCCAGCTGGCTGATTTATTTAAGTTCAAATTGGATTTATGCACTGACTTTCTTTTCTTGGAGGGAAAGGCATGACCTGCCCTGGGCAGAGTAACTAAGCAGGAAGAAACTGTGTGCTGAGTGCCGAGGGCTGACATCACAGGCAGCCAGGCTGCTGCAGGGCAGGCTGCAGGGAGAGGGATGGACTCAGccacagcccaggctggagcgaaGGTGAGAACTGGAAAGCCTTAGGCTGGTGCAACAGACAGAATAGCCCAGTGCTGTGTGTCCTGCAGACCCTGTGCACAGTGAAGGCCTATTCCCTGTGGATTCCTGCCCTGAGCTGTAAGGAGGAGGGAGTCTACAGTGGGAGAGCTGCTGAGGCTAGCACTGTGCTGGTCATAGATCGCCACACTCTGGGGTCCAGGCTGGGAACAGAAATGAGAGCCTTGGTCAAGAAGGAGCTTCTGGGACCTGCCCTGTGTACAGGAAGCAGCATCTACTCAACCTCTGCAGATAGTTGCTATGTGGGGATGCGTTTCTAAAAACATGGATTCTCCTGCTTTTCAAAAGAATGTTCTCATTTTAAAGTCCCAATTCAACCAAGCCAATACTTCAAAAAACACACCCAAACTCACACATATGTGGGCGGCAACTACCCTACGGGCTGCCACTTGGTGACCTATGTCTACCTATTCCCTGCCTGGAATAGATAGGAGGTActgttattctcattttgcagatggggaaacagaagTCCTGCAGGCTGAGGGGCTTGACGGTAGCGGCAGAGCTGAGCCTTAGAATCTGACAAAAGGCGGAAGAAACCCTACCTTAGGCATGGGGAACTCACATGCTCCCGCGCAGTAGTAGGCATCAAAAGATTTCGGTGAGATTATCCACTCATTCCAGCCGATGTCTGTGAAGTCCACCTTCAGGTACCTCCGGGAGCACACCCTCGGCTCATCCCACTGCTTCCTCCGGGCTTTCTGCATCGTCTTCTCGTCGAAGTCCAGCACCTGCGAGGAGGCCATGAACACCTCCTGGCCCTTCTTCCTGCGGTCTTTGCGCCCTGGCCGGGGTTTCAGCGCCCGGAAGGGGCTGGGCCACAGCTGGTGCTTGTGGAAGTGCTGCGCGGGGGCACGCGGCGGCCTCTCATCCAGCCCCGGCAGCTCATTGTCCTGGAGGGGCCCAGTGGCCTGCGCGGCTCGGCGCACGCGGGGGTCCGCTGAGCTGTTGGGGGCTGCGCGGGGCTCGGGGTCTCCGGCAGGGAAGGGGTCGTATCTCTGCAGCGTCACCGCCACGCTGTTGGGCTCCGAGATGGCCAGATCGTTGGCGTAGACTAGGATGTAGGGCGCATAGGGGCTGGGCCGGGGCACCCCCGGGTCCCTCTCCTCAGAATCCAGCTGGGCGGAGAGGAGCAGCTCACCATCCCGGCGGGCCGCCTTGACGATGGGGGAGATGTCCTTGGCCTGCCACAGGCCGCGCGGCGGGGGCGCCAGGGCCATGGCCCCGCGGAGTAGCCCCTGTGTGGCCTTATTCTGCGAGAGGCTGCGGAAGAGCAGGTGCTGGCGTGCGGGCGGGCCCAGGGGCAGCGGGCGGCCTGAAGCGTTCTTGGCCCGCGGCTTGCATAGCACCTCGAGCGCTCGAGGCCACCGAGGCGGCTCTGAGTAGAAGTGGAAAGTGGCCGTAAGGATCATTTCCGAGTCTTGCATGGAAGTCAGGTTGAAGAAATACACGGCCTTCTGGTCGACCACTTCTGTGAGGGAAGGAGAGACCACAGGCTGTGAAGTTCTCGCTGGTGCTCCTGAGGGTCTCCCACCCAGTGCTGGAGGAGCAAACGCCCACCGATCCACACTTTCAGGACCGTCCTCCTCCCCCGCTTTGCTTCCCTCCTTTCGTGTAATCCTCACATTAAACTGATGAGAGCGCCCTTTGCAATCCTCAGTGCACAGGTGAGGAATTAAGGTTGAGATTGTCAATATCCCgtagcaaacaacaacaacaacaaaaagcaacagCAAAGAAATAGGGGCAGACAGGGAGGCGCTCAGGCCTGCTGGACTCCAAAACTCCTGTTTGCTCCCCCTGCCCTCTACTGCCTCTGCATGCACAAATGAACAAATGTCACTGACACCTTCATTAAGTGCTCAGGATGACTTGGGTTGGGTCCAAGCCCTGCATCAAGGCAGCCCCTCCTGTATTTGCACAGCCCTCTGTTTATGCAATCAGTTTTTAAATGCAATCATTAAATACACTTCATATTAAACTCATTCTTCCAaaagagatgaaataaataaacGCTTATGCTTTTTGAGCACCTCCTAAGGGAAACTGGGATCAAAAGTACAGCCATTTAGGCATATGCTCTTTGTTCTGCCTGAGGACTTTTAAGATTGTTTTAACAAGAAAAGAGCAGTATCAGGATTACACAAGGCAACTTGACTAAATCTCCAAAGTCCAGGTAAAGACCGGGACATCTCAATCATTACATCTGCAACTTGGTTCAAGAATGCTCCAGCTCCGGCTTCCCTGGGGCTGCCGGCCACTCCTTCCTATTTGTCTGGTGGAAGCAGGCGTTCCCCAGGGCACCAGGGCAGCATAGCCATGTCAGCAGTCCCAGGAAGCTGCCCCAACCTTGGCAGCAGCATGAGTATTGTGTCAGGTTTGAATCGCCTAAACATTATTATATATCAGTGAGCGTTCGTTCTCAAATGGCCAAGTCCGCTCTAGGCTTCTGAGGAGTGGGGAGTCTTTTCTGGTGCCTCCCTAGGATGCTGCACACTAACAGGACAGCAGAGAGGCCAGGCCGGCTTTCTCCTTCCCACTGCTTCATTTCCTGACAACCAAGTGTCCTTCTGCTGGGGAATGTCTGGAGAGGAGCAGAGCTCCCAAGCCCAGAAAGTGTGTGTGGGGGACGCTGGGCTCTCTAGGGGCATGGGTCGGGGCCACACCTCTCTGACCCCTGTACCTACAGGAtctgcagggattttttttttttttaacagaaatattccactttctcttctttgtttctgTTGGGAAGAAGGCATAATTCAACTGGGATTGTTCACATACTCTTAAGGGACTATGAGCGGGAAGAAACAGAGAAGCATGTCTATGGAGGGCCTGATAAATAAATGCCAGTAAAGGCTTAGGTGACATTGAAGCcattaccttatttaatcctcacaacaaacctGCCAGGGCAGTGTCACAGCCCCTCAACATGCTCCACACATAAGCAGCAGCCCAGGGTCTCGATGCACATTTGAACCTGACTTCCCCGAGCATGTGGCCTTGACTGCACAACAATGACTTCCACATTTTAATCACACTCCAGGCGACTCTGGCCATCAGGGAAGTTTGGGAAGTCAGTGGCAGCTGATAGCTCAAtctggtggtagtggtggtgtaTCTGCAGCATCTGGGGTTGACCTATGGATGGGGTGAAAGTTCACCAATAATGTTGCACCCCCCATCCCCAAGCTAGAAAATGCCCTAGGAACCAAGCTCCCAGGACTCAGTGGGGCCACGCCCTGAACCTTGCTTTCCCCATCTGCCTCACAGGGACAACAACCTGTATCTCACACAGAGGATTGTCTGGAAGATCACAGAAACAGCCCAGTGAAGTGCCAGGCACAAAGGAGGTGCCCCCAAATGTGCTTTCTGCCACTTGAATCTAAAGGACCAAGGCTGGCAGAGCAAGCTCCCCTCCATCAACTGGGGTACCTTGCATTCACTGATCCAAATATCTGAGCTGCAACCCAGCCAACACAGcacattgtttttctttgatCTAGTTCAAGTCTTAACTTCTCCATTGTTCTGCTAACAGATTCAGAGTGGGGAGGAACATTTGAGGTTGTGCAAAAGGGTGTAAGTCCTACCTTCATGTGGCTTGAATGCCTCCGGCCAGAGGGAGCTCAGCTCTCACTGGGCAGCCTGCTCCGGGAAGACCCTCCCTGCTGGGGACTGCTGGGGACAAGATGGGTCACCCCCAGCCCTAGTGCATGAGGGACCACAGGCTGGTCCTCTCTCTGGATGTGCCTGCATGTACGCAGTGCAGGGGGCTCCAGGCTGTGGCTCAGAGAAGGGACCTCAACCTGAAATCTCTCAGTTTAGCCAAGCCCAGGCCATAACAGAGCACTGAAGAGAAAGTCATTATTTCCTCTGATGCGTGCTGGTGCTCTGTGATTcatgtcttttctctcttctttcttctctgccttcctcccttctctctttccttcccctctTTACCCTTTTCTATCcaccctcttttcctttctttcttcctcttcttctctttgttttcctgATAAAGATTTGCAAAACTCCTACTCCAGGCTAAGTTGGGCTGACCAGGGTCATAACAAAGTTGCCCAGGAGGAGTTCAGCCTAGAGGGGAGACAGACTGGTAATGGCAATGACGCCCATCTTCAGTGTCTCCTCATGTCACAGTTTTAAAGAGCACTGTCCAAGCGAGGCCCCTGGTGTGCTGGGTGCATTCCGTCACAGGTCACCCCCAAGCTCGGAGCCCTCCATTGCCCCAAATAAAACTCAACCCCTTACCAAGGCCTTACTTGATCTGGCCTGCCTACCTCTGCAACTTTATCTCCTATCCCCAGCCCAACCCCACCCCTCTGCCCCCGTCACACTGGCCTTCTTGTCCTTCCAACACGTGGCTTTATTCTCAGGACTGTGCCTCACGCTTCCTTCCACCTTCTTGGTTCCCCATCCAGTACCACTCAACCTCTTCAGGTATCTGCTCAAATACAGCCTCCCACAGTGGGTCCCCTGGGCTCCCGTGGCTGGACAACAGCCCCATCACTCTGTCTGCTCCTGCTTCATTGGCCTTCAGAGCACTTCCTGACATCCTGCTGTATACTGATTTATTGCTCTTATCTTCCTAAAACATAAACTCTAACGGGACAGGGACACTGCCAGTTTTATTCACTACTGCACTGCTAGACCTCACCATAAGGCTTAGGTGACAGTTGGAGCTCAGAGATGCATGTTGAATGAGATTGTCTGTGCAAATCCTGCCCAAGTGGGGACAAGAGAAAAGTGTGGTCTGTTACTTCAGTTAACACTGGGGGTTCTTGGCATGCTGCCCTGGAGTGCAGTAACCACAGCCTTAAGAAGTCAAGAAATCCTCATTCTTTACAAAGATGCAGCTGATGATGCAAATCCAAATGGAGACAGCGGCCAGCCGGGTGTTTAGCCAGACTTCCCCttgagcctcagtgttctcatctttAAATTGGAAGAAAATTGCTTATTAATTATGACATTCTGAGCTCCAAGTATATGTGCTTGGTCCTATGCTGAGTGTTCTGCATGCTTGATTCATCATTTTCACCATGAGGAGAGTAGGGAGCGGTCATTCATTCTGTGGACAAAGAGCTGAAGATTCAGAGAGGGTGTGCAATTTGCCTAACGTCACACAGCTGGCAAGGGGTGGAGTCGGGGCTTGTACCCAGCTCTGTCTGACCCCAAGCCCATGTCTGTTGCTCCTCCATGTGTTCTGGATATGTTCATGATCTGCCTAAGAGCTAATGGACAAAGATCATGTGCTGTGAACTGTAGCATGTTTTGCAAACAGAGGTCATTATTTTGATACTTTTGAGTTCTGACTCCCTAAGAAGAGAAAGACCGACTTTATTTGGACAAGCTGATCTCAGTGGCTCTTGGGAATTCTCAGAACTGTGACCAGGTCCACTTTGCTGGGCACTCAGCCTCCTTCCTGAGGGCAGTGGGGATGGTACTGGGGGAAGGGACTTCCTCACCCAAAGGTCTGTCCAGCCCCCCTGCTGGTCAACTCTCAGGCCAAGAGCAGCCCCTTAGATGCTCTGCCCTATATAAAAAGATTCCAAGACAGTTTGGAGCTCTGTCCCTTCACCCATTGGCCCTCAAACAGCCACCAGGGCAATCAGTGAGAACGCTGGGCTTAGATGCATGCACCAACAGAAGCTGGAGGAAGGGGCGGTAGGCCAGACGGTGCTGCAGAGAAGAGCAGGGAACTAACACGGATTTAGTAATTAGTGCCCGTTTCCATGCAGGCTCTAGGGTTGAGGTTCAACTCCTGCTTGCATCCCTTACTAGCTGTGGGGCCTCAGGCAAGTCATGGAAccactttgtgcctcagtttcctcacccataAACTGGATAGAGTATTTGCACCTCCAAAAGTTATTGTGAGATCACCGTGCCTGGCACCCAGCAGGGGCTCAGAACAGTTATGGCCTCAGGAACTACTGCCACCCTCAGGGCACCACACCCTTGCTCCCTGACCTCCTGCCCAGTGGGAGGCCTCACTTCTCCTCCAGCCCCTCCAACAAGAGCCTGAGAACTCTTTTGCCTCTTCCACTCCTGCTTTTAACCAGTCTCCAGGCCCTGTTTGCTCTGCTTCCTGTTTCTACACAACCATTCTGAACACAGCATCTTTCCACCCTGCGTTCAGGGCTCCAGACTCAACCACAACAGTGGTCCCAGAACTTTGTTGCCTCTTACAATGCACTCATGCTTCAAAAGCAAATTGTCTATTAGAAGTGAAAGGTTAAGATCCTTACTATGTAAAGAACCTTTGCATATCAGTAGGAGAAAGGAAGGACTCCCATAAAAAGAGGCAGTTTCCACAGGAAAAATTGCAAATGGCCAGCAGGCATGGGGAAAAGTTCAAGATTACCAGTaatgaaaaaaagtaatttcaaatGGAAATACCTGCAAGTTTTACCTGCATGCTGAAAATATAATCCATAAAAGATGTATCCACATATATCTCACATATATATCGCTCAAATATatccatatatccatatatatcttacatataagGGTAAAACAATGGAGATATAGATAGTGgagacatagatagatagatagatatggctGGAATGATTCTACCAAAATATACTAACAATTCTGGTTATATCTGGCTATGTGATTAGGGATGACTTATGTTCTTTACTGTGATCTTCTATAATTTCCAGGTTTTCCCCAATAAGCATGCATTTAtttataatctctctctctcctttatcCCTTTTTCCCTGcagtctctcctcttcctccctctctctccctctctcctttctctctctcccctctcttcttctctctctccctccttccttccttctgtcccttATGCATGCAGATTGTATATTGCCCCATTGCCTATGGGGGAACAAATTCATAATACTCATGGCTCTCCATGGTCTGCTTGCAACCTATTTGTCTGTCTCCATCTCCTGCCTTTCTCTCCTTGCGTTATCATTAAAACCAAACTCCTGGCAGTCTCTGAACACAGTGGACAGCTTCACTTCTGCACCTGGCTAAGCCCCACCTGCCCTTCAAAGTGGCTGGGGCCTGGCCTGCTCTGGGAAGGCTTTCCTGGCCCCACCTAGAGGCCCTGCCCCTGCCAGGTCAGTGTGCCCTTGGGCTCCCGCAGCACCTCTGCCCTCCTTCTTATATGGCACCCCCCTATTCTGCTGCCCTATTCTGCTGCTTACTTTGATTTGCCCTGCTAGTTTATGAGCTTTTCTGGGCATCTTTGTGTTCCCTGAGCTTACAGCATCTGCCACCAAACCAAGTGCTCAGGAAATACTTGGGGAACTGAAATCAACTTGAATTTTGGCATTTTTGACAGATGAGTATGTAGTATTATTCTcaatttagagatgaagaaaaccAACTCAGTATCATGTTGGTAAGTGACAAGCTTACATTTAAACACAGGTCATTCAGTGGGAATTAGGGGTAGTCTAACCTTAACCCTTAGGGTCAGGCTCATAGGCTTTCTCCTCTGATGCAGATTTAATAAGGAACAAAATGCACTTCAGGGAGcaatgagggagggaaggaaggggtggCTGGTATATCAACAGCAAGATCTAATACACCATTGACACTTACATGTGTCAGGAATGGTGTAAGCACTTGACATATCTcagtttccattaaaaaaaaaaaatcctataaggAGGGGAGCATTATCAGCTCCATTTtagaagtgaaaagaaaactgagtcaTGGACAAGTTCAGTCCCTTGCCCAGATTGCAGAATTGGGATTTGGACCC
This genomic stretch from Pongo pygmaeus isolate AG05252 chromosome 8, NHGRI_mPonPyg2-v2.0_pri, whole genome shotgun sequence harbors:
- the GDF10 gene encoding growth/differentiation factor 10, with translation MARVHARTSPGPGPQLLLLLPLFLLLLRDVAGCHRAPAWSALPAAADGLQGDRDPQRPPGDAAATLGPSAQDMVAVHMHRLYEKYSRQGARPGGGNTVRSFRARLEVVDQKAVYFFNLTSMQDSEMILTATFHFYSEPPRWPRALEVLCKPRAKNASGRPLPLGPPARQHLLFRSLSQNKATQGLLRGAMALAPPPRGLWQAKDISPIVKAARRDGELLLSAQLDSEERDPGVPRPSPYAPYILVYANDLAISEPNSVAVTLQRYDPFPAGDPEPRAAPNSSADPRVRRAAQATGPLQDNELPGLDERPPRAPAQHFHKHQLWPSPFRALKPRPGRKDRRKKGQEVFMASSQVLDFDEKTMQKARRKQWDEPRVCSRRYLKVDFTDIGWNEWIISPKSFDAYYCAGACEFPMPKIVRPSNHATIQSIVRAVGIVPGIPEPCCVPDKMNSLGVLFLDENRNVVLKVYPNMSVDTCACR